The DNA sequence GCTGAAGTCCCTCTCGCCCTGGAGACGATGATTCCCCTGATGTATATAAATCTGAGAATTCACCTGCAGGCATACGACAATAGACTTCGGGACTACGGCGGTTTTCGGATGGATCAGGCGAAACTTCTCAACGAGTTGAAGAAAGATAATGCCGGCTCAACAAACTGCTGGCGGAATCGGAACAGCCATGAAATCAACAATACATGAAATAGCGTAAACGGTTTCATTCGTGTGGACGGCCCGCTTCAACACCAATCGTATAAATGACAGGAGTACGGCTTTTGTAACCCTTACTCGCCCGAGACGTGGTGATGATGATGTTAACAGTCTGGCGGTCTTCAAAAGAGTGCCAGTGTGAGAGGTTCACATCTTTTTCATTAGGTTGTTTAGTGTCAATCACAACTAAGTTATCTCGAATGATTCCATAAGTCTTTGGATCGACCTCTCCGATGACCAGAGGCCAGCGGGGATGATTGGCCTGAGGGTTTATTTTTTCATCGCGGTTTTCAAGCCACCAGGTATCACTGATGTTTCCAATCCAGTACGTACGGCCATTTGAGTGAGTGATTAGTTCAGACATCGAAGAGGGAGATAAGAAAAGTTCGCCATCAGAGTAGGCCCAGGGCTCTGGCTTACTCCACTTGTGTCCGCCATCTTTAGAGATGCTGATCCACTTCCTACTGGGTAGTTTGTTCGATGGATCTCTCTTACCTCCATTACTGCCTCGCATAATGCAGATGATGTTACCATCTGGCATTTGAGCCAGAGTCGGTTCATACAATCCGCGGACTGAGCGTTTACCATCATCTTCGATCGGTTCAGACGACTCCCATTCAATATCGTTGTCTTCAGTCCAGCGTCCGATTAGGATTCTGGTTTGCAGCCAGTGCCAGCCCTCGCCGGGGTTCTAAAGATTTTTACCAATAGTCCCAAGTACCACAGACTCGACTTTTAGTGCAAGTACAACGCTTTAGTGGCGTATCGTTGGGGCAGCTCATTCCGTTTTGAAAT is a window from the Gimesia benthica genome containing:
- a CDS encoding sialidase family protein, translated to MPDGNIICIMRGSNGGKRDPSNKLPSRKWISISKDGGHKWSKPEPWAYSDGELFLSPSSMSELITHSNGRTYWIGNISDTWWLENRDEKINPQANHPRWPLVIGEVDPKTYGIIRDNLVVIDTKQPNEKDVNLSHWHSFEDRQTVNIIITTSRASKGYKSRTPVIYTIGVEAGRPHE